The nucleotide sequence AAGATCATATTCGACGAGCTGCCAATATTAATGCAGTTCGATGAAGAGCTGCTGGTCGACGACGACCCCTTGTATCCCGGGTCCAGCGTTGTATCTAAAAACCGCAGGTAGCGTACAATATCGTTGCTTTGGCCGAAGAAGGAAACTTCGGCGCCGTAGATGCCAATGCCGTCGCCCGGCGCGGTCTGGCCCAAAATCGTGAGATTGCTTTTTGCGGAAACGGCGCTGGCCAAATGGACATACCCACTCACATCAAACACAATAATGCGGTTTGAGCCGGACACGGCATCGCGGAAAGAGCCCGTCCCCGCATCGTTCAAATTCGTGACGTGATAAATGGTAGGCGACGAAGCATTGCGGCCGCCCGTGGCCACCGCCCCAAAACCTTCGGCCGAACCAAACGCTCTCAATTGTGCGTGCGCGCAGTTATTGTTGAGCCAAGATATAGCGGCAATACAGACTGTCGCTGCACGCAGCAGATACTTTCCCATCCTTTCTCCCCCATCCCGGTAACGATCGATATGCCATTGCACTCTTCGGGAGGCGACAGCGAGAATTATTCTACACGATGACTGCTGAAAATGCATTATTTTATTGCGACTTTGGTTTCGATTGAACAACTACACGACAAACCGGTAATGCACTGGGAAATCAAAGACTTTTGCGTTGCCCGGCACAAAAGGGCGATTTTAAAAAGTCGTTTTTGCTGCCCATGCCAGCAAAGTATCTCTTTACTGAGCTTCTCATTGCGGCCTAATATAAAAGCTGATACATAACGACACACGAAGACCAGCCACCCGGAAATTGCGAACTTCTGATGACGACGACGATCTTTTACGAAAACCGTGCTACCGTGACGCAGGGCGGTCACGAATCCAAACGCTGCCCAGACGAGCTTTTGAATCGTTACGTTTCGCTCGTGCAAGCGCAGCGAATGAGCTGGACCGAGCATTTGCGATTGAATCGCTTGCTAGGTTCCGGCGGGCAAGGGGTGGTTTATCTTAGCCAGCGGCGCGGAGCCG is from Pirellulales bacterium and encodes:
- a CDS encoding serine/threonine protein kinase gives rise to the protein MTTTIFYENRATVTQGGHESKRCPDELLNRYVSLVQAQRMSWTEHLRLNRLLGSGGQGVVYLSQRRGADGFTLPVALKIFSPERFEDARSYDEAMARMADVAARVALIQQDNLLDVHNFVDRNRIRLMEMEWVDG